Proteins co-encoded in one Polaromonas vacuolata genomic window:
- a CDS encoding IS30 family transposase: protein MIYTHLTRDERYQIAILVKANFNQSEIAKMMDRDKSSISRELRRNRGLRGYRPKQANDKAQERRLACANSPRVADSTWAVVEEKLAEAWSPEQISGHLEARCQPGVSYESIYQYIYADKRAGGSLHKTLRCQKTRKKRSSGRERRGTISRQVSIELRPAIVLERARFGDWEADLVIGAGQKQALVTINERVSRYSIIFHVPFKTAQAVGDALITLLKPFAHCVHTLTTDNGKEFSQHERIASALSADFFFAHPYASWERGANENMNGLIRQFFPKGMRFNCITDDDIALAMHRLNHRPRKCLGYRTPHQVFMEQLESYQHTVALQA from the coding sequence ATGATTTACACACACCTCACCCGTGACGAACGTTACCAGATTGCAATCCTCGTCAAAGCAAACTTCAATCAAAGTGAAATTGCAAAAATGATGGACCGTGATAAATCGAGCATCAGCCGTGAGTTGCGTCGTAACCGCGGTCTACGAGGCTATCGCCCTAAGCAGGCAAATGACAAAGCCCAAGAACGTAGACTTGCCTGCGCCAACAGTCCTAGAGTTGCTGACTCGACATGGGCTGTAGTGGAGGAAAAGTTGGCTGAGGCTTGGAGCCCCGAACAAATCAGCGGCCACCTCGAAGCTCGATGCCAACCCGGTGTTAGCTATGAGAGCATTTACCAGTACATCTACGCTGACAAACGCGCGGGCGGCAGCTTGCATAAAACACTGCGTTGCCAGAAGACGCGAAAAAAACGCAGCAGCGGCCGTGAACGGCGCGGCACCATCTCTCGCCAGGTCTCAATAGAACTGCGACCCGCCATCGTGCTTGAGCGTGCGCGCTTTGGCGACTGGGAGGCTGATCTGGTGATTGGTGCCGGGCAGAAGCAAGCCCTAGTGACGATTAACGAGCGTGTCTCTCGGTATTCAATAATTTTCCACGTGCCATTCAAAACAGCGCAAGCCGTAGGGGACGCGTTAATCACTTTACTTAAACCATTCGCTCATTGCGTGCACACACTCACGACAGATAACGGCAAGGAATTTTCTCAGCATGAACGAATAGCTTCTGCGCTGAGTGCAGATTTCTTTTTCGCCCATCCATACGCCTCGTGGGAGCGTGGGGCAAACGAGAATATGAACGGTTTGATTCGCCAGTTTTTCCCAAAGGGGATGCGCTTTAATTGCATCACCGACGATGACATTGCTTTAGCGATGCACAGGCTCAATCATCGTCCTAGAAAATGTTTAGGGTATCGAACGCCGCATCAGGTTTTTATGGAACAGTTAGAGTCCTATCAGCATACGGTTGCACTTCAAGCTTGA
- the arsH gene encoding arsenical resistance protein ArsH, which produces MQNASTADMPNLAHDLFIVPNQQTITNPSPSTHAPRILLLYGSLRERSFSRLLTEEAARLLQAMGAETQIYNPTGLPQPDAEPDDHPKVQELRSLAAWAEGMVWTSPERHGAMTGILKSQIDWLPLSLGAVRPTQGKTLAVMEVSGGSQSFNAVNQMRILGRWMRMITIPNQSSVPKAFLEFDEAGRMKPSSCYDRVVDVMEELVKFTLLTRDVSAHLVDRYSERKESAEALSKRVNQRAI; this is translated from the coding sequence ATGCAAAACGCCAGCACCGCAGATATGCCTAATTTGGCGCACGATTTATTTATAGTACCCAACCAACAAACCATAACCAACCCGTCGCCATCCACCCACGCGCCGCGCATATTGCTGCTCTACGGCTCGCTGCGCGAACGCTCATTTAGCCGCTTGCTCACCGAAGAAGCAGCAAGGCTGCTGCAAGCCATGGGTGCAGAAACCCAAATCTACAACCCCACCGGTTTGCCGCAGCCTGACGCTGAACCCGATGACCACCCAAAAGTGCAAGAGTTGCGATCCCTCGCAGCGTGGGCCGAAGGCATGGTTTGGACATCACCGGAACGCCACGGCGCCATGACCGGCATTCTCAAATCCCAAATCGACTGGCTACCGCTGAGCTTGGGCGCCGTGCGGCCAACGCAAGGCAAAACACTGGCAGTGATGGAAGTCTCAGGCGGCTCACAATCGTTTAACGCGGTCAATCAAATGCGAATTTTGGGCCGCTGGATGCGCATGATCACGATACCCAATCAGTCATCAGTACCCAAAGCTTTTCTAGAGTTTGACGAAGCCGGCCGCATGAAGCCGTCATCTTGCTACGACCGCGTGGTCGATGTAATGGAAGAGTTAGTCAAGTTCACACTGCTCACGCGGGATGTCTCGGCTCACTTGGTAGACCGTTATAGCGAACGCAAAGAAAGTGCTGAGGCTTTGTCAAAACGGGTTAATCAACGGGCGATTTGA
- the egtD gene encoding L-histidine N(alpha)-methyltransferase — protein sequence MNLYDGKTTRQNVQSPASELAQSISAAAASASPKYFYNALGSKLFEAITQLDEYYPTRTEAAIFQANHSQIAQAISQTGISQPCLIDLGAGNCAKAATLIPHILPHQYVPIDISTDFLEDAAEQLQQNFPALDIIGLGMDFSSQLELPPQVQTHDRVFFYPGSSLGNFEPAQALDFLSLIANPAQGNASGLLIGIDLVKDSATLEAAYDDALGVTGAFNKNLLLNANSLMASDFNLRQWQHVALFNREQSRIEMHLEAKQDLTVSWPGQQRDFKSGERMLTEYSYKYTLDSMTELLQQAGFKNIKHWTDSQQWFAVFWAEV from the coding sequence ATCAATCTGTATGACGGCAAAACTACCCGTCAAAACGTCCAGAGCCCAGCCAGTGAACTGGCACAAAGCATTAGTGCAGCAGCGGCCAGTGCCAGTCCCAAATATTTTTATAACGCACTGGGCTCCAAACTATTTGAGGCAATTACCCAGCTTGACGAGTACTACCCAACGCGCACCGAAGCGGCTATTTTTCAAGCCAATCACAGCCAAATTGCCCAAGCCATTTCACAAACGGGTATTTCACAGCCTTGCTTGATTGATTTGGGTGCGGGCAATTGCGCTAAAGCCGCCACACTGATTCCACACATCTTGCCGCACCAATATGTGCCGATAGATATTTCTACCGATTTTTTAGAAGACGCCGCAGAGCAGTTGCAGCAAAATTTTCCCGCCTTAGACATCATCGGTTTGGGCATGGATTTTTCGAGTCAGCTAGAACTACCGCCACAAGTGCAAACCCATGACCGCGTGTTTTTCTACCCCGGCTCTAGCTTAGGTAACTTTGAACCCGCACAAGCATTAGACTTTTTAAGTCTTATCGCCAATCCCGCGCAAGGCAATGCAAGTGGCTTATTGATTGGCATAGATTTAGTCAAAGACAGCGCCACACTAGAAGCCGCCTACGACGATGCATTAGGTGTCACCGGCGCATTTAACAAAAACTTGCTGCTCAATGCCAATAGCCTAATGGCCAGCGATTTTAATTTGCGTCAGTGGCAACACGTGGCTTTGTTCAACCGCGAACAGTCGCGTATTGAAATGCACTTAGAAGCCAAGCAAGACCTCACCGTTAGCTGGCCTGGCCAACAAAGAGACTTCAAAAGCGGCGAGCGCATGTTGACCGAATACTCGTACAAATACACGCTGGACAGCATGACCGAACTACTCCAACAAGCCGGCTTTAAAAACATAAAGCATTGGACAGACTCGCAGCAATGGTTTGCAGTCTTTTGGGCAGAAGTCTGA
- a CDS encoding RluA family pseudouridine synthase produces MSNHGLPSRDGVTPSCVSLPAGNWPTMADFFFERFPAISAQTWLERMAQGLMVDEFGVPVDAERPYQGHIRIYYYRALAQEVRIPFEESLLFQDEYLVVADKPHFLPVTPSGSYLQETLLVRLKKRLGIDCLVPLHRIDRETAGLVLFSKRPQDRNAYQDLFRRHQMRKHYEAIAPWRAEIAFPLTRKSRIVEGEPFFRQREIDGPPNSETEIDVIAVVGNKARYKLNPVTGKKHQLRVHMYALGLAIDNDRMYPPVLDTPGDDFNFPLQLLAKGIAFTDPITGQARAFESQLKLQNLSAA; encoded by the coding sequence ATGAGTAATCACGGCCTACCCAGTCGCGATGGCGTCACCCCCAGTTGCGTAAGCCTGCCAGCGGGCAACTGGCCGACCATGGCGGATTTTTTCTTTGAACGCTTTCCCGCCATCTCCGCCCAGACTTGGTTAGAGCGCATGGCGCAAGGCCTGATGGTCGATGAGTTTGGTGTGCCAGTTGACGCTGAGCGGCCCTACCAAGGTCACATCCGTATTTACTACTACCGTGCTTTAGCGCAAGAAGTTCGTATTCCGTTTGAAGAAAGCCTGCTGTTTCAAGACGAGTATTTGGTGGTCGCCGATAAACCGCATTTTTTACCCGTCACACCTTCAGGTAGCTATCTGCAAGAAACGCTGCTAGTAAGGCTAAAAAAACGCCTAGGCATAGATTGCTTGGTGCCGCTGCACCGAATCGACCGCGAGACCGCAGGACTGGTGCTTTTTTCTAAACGCCCGCAAGACCGCAACGCCTACCAAGACTTGTTTCGTCGCCACCAAATGCGCAAACACTATGAAGCGATTGCGCCGTGGCGCGCAGAGATTGCCTTTCCACTCACGCGCAAAAGCCGCATCGTTGAAGGCGAGCCGTTTTTTCGTCAGCGTGAAATTGACGGCCCACCGAACAGCGAAACCGAGATAGATGTCATCGCAGTCGTAGGTAACAAAGCCCGTTACAAATTAAACCCAGTGACCGGCAAAAAACACCAGTTACGGGTGCATATGTATGCACTAGGCTTGGCGATTGACAATGACCGTATGTACCCGCCAGTGCTCGATACGCCGGGTGACGACTTTAATTTCCCCCTGCAATTACTGGCCAAGGGCATTGCATTTACCGACCCGATTACCGGTCAAGCCAGAGCGTTTGAGAGCCAACTCAAACTGCAAAACCTCAGTGCTGCGTAA